A stretch of Streptomyces vietnamensis DNA encodes these proteins:
- a CDS encoding M48 family metalloprotease, with the protein MTETADAVRTAERDCPECGEPVAEGGQYVTWCAACDWNVDPEVRDEEAPGRIERLRQRLAQQYGEQLLAELSEPDDGAAPGTAADRSEARPGTAGVLATALAVTIHGVTLALLAGGLWLVVAGRGALPLVGALLLGLAVVLRPRFGRLPKDESHRVLLRRTGAPRLFALLDEVAGTVGTTGVRTVVVDADVNASVTTYGIRQQRVLHIGLGLWEVLSPQERIALLGHEFGHYAHGDTRRSLLVGGAFQSLGTWRYTLAPVPAQGLADDLVNLATALPRLLVDGVLAFLEHLTLRQSQRAEYLADSTAARAGGTEAAAGLMDRLLIGRSVVGELRRESVAARTRIGGTDRREDPSEGLWERLAAHAASVPEREYERLRRVAERRGHQVDSTHPPTHLRHRRLTRGVPGGALIVLDAARAAEVDAELAEAKRSVARELVRG; encoded by the coding sequence ATGACGGAGACGGCGGACGCGGTCCGGACGGCGGAAAGAGACTGCCCCGAGTGCGGGGAGCCCGTGGCCGAGGGCGGACAGTACGTCACCTGGTGCGCCGCATGCGACTGGAACGTGGACCCCGAGGTGCGGGACGAGGAGGCTCCGGGGCGGATCGAGCGCCTTCGGCAGCGCCTCGCACAGCAGTACGGAGAGCAGCTCCTCGCCGAGCTCTCGGAGCCGGACGACGGAGCCGCGCCCGGCACGGCTGCGGACCGCTCGGAGGCCCGGCCCGGGACGGCCGGCGTGCTCGCCACGGCCCTCGCGGTGACGATCCACGGCGTGACCCTGGCCCTGCTCGCCGGCGGCCTCTGGCTGGTCGTCGCGGGCAGGGGCGCCCTGCCCCTGGTCGGGGCCCTCCTGCTCGGTCTCGCCGTCGTGCTCCGGCCCCGGTTCGGCCGCCTCCCGAAGGACGAGAGCCACCGGGTGCTCTTGCGCCGGACGGGCGCGCCCCGGCTCTTCGCCCTGCTCGACGAGGTCGCCGGAACCGTCGGCACCACGGGCGTACGGACCGTGGTGGTCGACGCCGACGTGAACGCGTCGGTCACCACGTACGGCATCCGGCAGCAGCGCGTGCTCCACATCGGCCTCGGCCTCTGGGAGGTCCTGTCCCCGCAGGAGCGGATCGCGCTCCTGGGCCACGAGTTCGGGCACTACGCCCACGGGGACACCCGCCGCTCCCTGCTCGTCGGCGGCGCGTTCCAGTCGCTCGGCACCTGGCGCTACACGCTGGCCCCGGTGCCCGCCCAGGGCCTGGCCGACGACCTCGTGAACCTGGCGACCGCCCTGCCCCGGCTGCTCGTCGACGGCGTCCTCGCCTTCCTGGAGCACCTGACCCTGCGCCAGTCGCAGCGCGCCGAGTACCTCGCCGACTCGACCGCCGCGCGCGCCGGGGGCACGGAGGCGGCGGCCGGGCTGATGGACCGGCTCCTCATCGGCAGGAGCGTCGTCGGCGAGCTTCGCCGCGAGTCCGTGGCGGCACGGACCCGGATCGGTGGCACGGACCGCCGCGAGGATCCGTCCGAGGGCCTGTGGGAGCGTCTGGCCGCGCACGCCGCGTCGGTTCCGGAGCGTGAGTACGAGCGGCTGCGCCGGGTCGCGGAGCGGCGCGGTCACCAGGTGGACTCGACGCACCCGCCCACCCATCTGCGGCACCGGCGGCTGACCCGGGGCGTCCCGGGCGGCGCCCTGATCGTCCTGGACGCGGCGAGGGCGGCGGAGGTCGACGCAGAGCTGGCCGAGGCGAAGCGGAGTGTGGCGCGGGAGCTCGTACGGGGCTGA
- the argG gene encoding argininosuccinate synthase, protein MSKVLTSLPAGERVGIAFSGGLDTSVAVAWMRDKGAIPCTYTADIGQYDEPDIASVPGRAKTYGAEIARLVDCRAALVEEGLAALTCGAFHIRSGGRAYFNTTPLGRAVTGTLLVRAMLEDDVQIWGDGSTFKGNDIERFYRYGLLANPHLRIYKPWLDADFVTELGGRKEMSEWLLAHDLPYRDSTEKAYSTDANIWGATHEAKTLEHLDTGVETVDPIMGVKFWDPSVEIATEDVTIGFEQGRPVTINGKEFHSAVDLVMEANAIGGRHGMGMSDQIENRIIEAKSRGIYEAPGMALLHAAYERLVNAIHNEDTLAQYHNEGRRLGRLMYEGRWLDPQALMVRESLQRWVGAAVTGEVTLRLRRGEDYSILDTTGPAFSYHPDKLSMERTEDSAFGPVDRIGQLTMRNLDIADSRAKLEQYAGLGLIGTGSPAIGAAQAAATGLIGTMPQMPEGGAEAIASRGEVSEDEEMLDRAAMEFGTD, encoded by the coding sequence ATGTCCAAGGTCCTCACCTCCCTGCCCGCCGGCGAGCGCGTCGGCATCGCCTTCTCCGGCGGCCTCGACACGTCCGTCGCCGTCGCATGGATGCGCGACAAGGGCGCCATCCCGTGCACCTACACCGCCGACATCGGCCAGTACGACGAGCCCGACATCGCCTCGGTGCCCGGCCGCGCGAAGACCTACGGTGCCGAGATCGCGCGCCTGGTCGACTGCCGCGCGGCGCTGGTCGAGGAAGGACTTGCCGCGCTCACCTGCGGCGCGTTCCACATCCGCTCGGGCGGCCGCGCCTACTTCAACACCACCCCGCTCGGCCGCGCCGTCACCGGCACCCTGCTGGTCCGGGCGATGCTCGAGGACGACGTCCAGATCTGGGGCGACGGCTCGACCTTCAAGGGCAACGACATCGAGCGGTTCTACCGCTACGGCCTGCTCGCCAACCCGCACCTGCGGATCTACAAGCCCTGGCTGGACGCGGACTTCGTGACCGAGCTCGGCGGCCGCAAGGAGATGTCGGAGTGGCTGCTCGCCCACGACCTCCCCTACCGGGACAGCACCGAGAAGGCGTACTCCACCGACGCCAACATCTGGGGCGCCACCCACGAGGCCAAGACCCTGGAGCACCTGGACACGGGCGTCGAGACCGTCGACCCGATCATGGGCGTGAAGTTCTGGGACCCGTCGGTCGAGATCGCCACCGAGGACGTCACGATCGGCTTCGAGCAGGGCCGCCCGGTGACGATCAACGGCAAGGAGTTCCACTCCGCCGTCGACCTGGTCATGGAGGCCAACGCCATCGGCGGCCGCCACGGCATGGGCATGTCCGACCAGATCGAGAACCGGATCATCGAGGCCAAGAGCCGCGGCATCTACGAGGCCCCGGGCATGGCGCTGCTGCACGCCGCGTACGAGCGCCTGGTCAACGCGATCCACAACGAGGACACCCTCGCCCAGTACCACAACGAGGGCCGCCGTCTCGGCCGGCTCATGTACGAGGGCCGGTGGCTGGACCCGCAGGCCCTCATGGTCCGCGAGTCGCTCCAGCGCTGGGTCGGCGCGGCCGTCACCGGCGAGGTCACGCTGCGGCTGCGGCGCGGCGAGGACTACTCGATCCTCGACACCACGGGCCCGGCGTTCAGCTACCACCCGGACAAGCTGTCCATGGAGCGCACCGAGGACTCGGCCTTCGGCCCGGTGGACCGGATCGGCCAGCTCACCATGCGCAACCTCGACATCGCCGACTCCCGGGCCAAGCTGGAGCAGTACGCCGGCCTGGGCCTGATCGGCACCGGCAGCCCCGCCATCGGTGCCGCCCAGGCGGCCGCGACCGGGCTCATCGGCACCATGCCGCAGATGCCCGAGGGCGGCGCCGAGGCCATCGCCTCCCGCGGCGAGGTCTCCGAGGACGAGGAGATGCTGGACCGGGCCGCGATGGAGTTCGGCACGGACTGA